A window of the Drosophila simulans strain w501 chromosome 2L, Prin_Dsim_3.1, whole genome shotgun sequence genome harbors these coding sequences:
- the LOC6732889 gene encoding arylalkylamine N-acetyltransferase-like 2, translated as MASSTKDGITIRTMTKEDYPSVKAFMKDDFFQTEPLCQSSGEKVQSQNEKENDEYHLSMIAQGTCLVATDENNSGRLVGLVLAGAQYPEDLEKHRIEAESMEQNFATRVCIMLSKMEREANLFERFGISKLLYSHITSVDASMRGKGLGSRLAATLMEVGRAKGFPAMVAYCTSFYSARQKESLGMKCVHSLAYADYKDDQGRPIFTPAEPHTMARIMVIKL; from the coding sequence ATGGCCTCCAGCACAAAGGACGGAATTACCATAAGGACCATGACAAAAGAGGACTACCCCAGTGTAAAAGCATTCATGAAAGACGACTTTTTTCAGACAGAGCCACTGTGCCAGTCTAGTGGCGAGAAAGTTCAAAGTCAAAACGAGAAGGAGAACGATGAGTATCACCTGTCGATGATTGCTCAGGGCACGTGTCTGGTGGCCACCGATGAGAACAATAGTGGCAGATTGGTGGGACTGGTACTGGCTGGTGCCCAGTATCCCGAGGACTTGGAGAAGCATCGCATTGAGGCAGAGTCCATGGAGCAGAACTTTGCGACTCGCGTATGCATAATGCTATCTAAAATGGAACGGGAGGCCAACCTCTTCGAGCGCTTCGGCATCTCGAAGCTGCTCTACTCCCACATTACCAGTGTCGATGCGTCGATGAGGGGCAAAGGACTGGGATCACGACTGGCTGCCACCTTGATGGAGGTGGGTCGAGCTAAAGGATTTCCCGCAATGGTGGCCTATTGCACGAGCTTCTACTCCGCCCGCCAAAAGGAGTCACTGGGGATGAAGTGCGTCCATTCGCTGGCCTACGCCGACTACAAGGACGATCAAGGACGACCCATCTTTACACCTGCAGAACCACACACTATGGCTCGAATTATGGTCATCAAACTGTGA